From the genome of Rathayibacter sp. VKM Ac-2759, one region includes:
- a CDS encoding response regulator transcription factor, translated as MSIPAPSKHVASAQRTRLKRADGSPIRVLVVDDESTLTDLLQMALRYEGWEVRTAAEGRAAISITREFRPDVIVLDVMLPDIDGLQVLQRVRADGSETPVLFLTAKDALDDRIAGLTAGGDDYVTKPFSLEELVARMRGLIRRSTLLANDVDDPEVVVGDLVLNEDSHEVRRGDAEIELTATEFELLRFLMRNPRRVLSKAQILDRVWSYDFGGKSSVVEIYISYLRKKIDAGRSPMIHTVRGAGYMLKPAE; from the coding sequence ATGAGCATCCCGGCCCCCTCGAAGCACGTCGCCTCCGCGCAGCGCACCCGCCTCAAGCGCGCAGACGGATCCCCGATCCGCGTCCTCGTCGTCGACGACGAGAGCACCCTCACCGACCTCCTGCAGATGGCGCTCCGCTACGAGGGCTGGGAGGTGCGCACCGCAGCGGAGGGACGCGCCGCGATCTCGATCACCCGCGAGTTCCGCCCCGACGTGATCGTCCTCGACGTGATGCTCCCCGACATCGACGGTCTGCAGGTGCTCCAGCGGGTCCGCGCGGACGGCAGCGAGACCCCGGTGCTGTTCCTCACCGCGAAGGACGCGCTGGACGACCGCATCGCCGGGCTCACCGCGGGCGGCGACGACTACGTCACCAAGCCGTTCTCGCTCGAGGAGCTCGTCGCCCGGATGCGCGGCCTCATCCGCCGCTCCACGCTGCTCGCGAACGACGTCGACGACCCCGAGGTCGTCGTGGGCGACCTCGTGCTCAACGAGGACAGCCACGAGGTGCGCCGCGGCGACGCGGAGATCGAGCTCACCGCCACCGAGTTCGAGCTGCTGCGCTTCCTGATGCGCAACCCGCGCCGGGTGCTGAGCAAGGCGCAGATCCTCGACCGGGTCTGGTCGTACGACTTCGGCGGCAAGTCGAGCGTGGTCGAGATCTACATCTCCTACCTCCGCAAGAAGATCGACGCCGGCCGCTCGCCGATGATCCACACGGTGCGCGGCGCCGGCTACATGCTGAAGCCCGCGGAGTAG
- a CDS encoding HAMP domain-containing sensor histidine kinase, translating to MARPRPTLGDFATRSALRRSRDAPRAPWTLQRRMVVAVVAMVAITAGIVGAVSVLSLQGILLQRADQQLNQSLQRLTEFDGPSQFADASPVERATSCPSGPFGGGPNQNINTITALQRSDGTYVGTYVDVDNDCQEFAEPADSVLAQVATASDAVTVDLGGQLGQYRAEATVVDGAVVIVGVPLSDGQSTLRSLTVVVVIVVLAAMLLVALIATAIIRVALRPLGRVEATATRVAELPLERGEVELVERVAERDADTRTEVGRVGAAFNRMLDHVGGALEARQASENKVRQFVADASHELRTPLAAIRGYAELPRRGDAELPESATYSLDRIESAATRMTSLVEDLLLLARLDEGRDLEKEPVDLTMVLIEAVSDAHVAGPDHEWDLELPEEPVEIRGDGFRLHQVVANLLRNASVHTPPGTRVVAALSEGRDDRGRPIAVVEVTDSGPGIDPALVPVLFERFARGDSSRARTTGSTGLGLAIVAAVVDAHGGRVLVESAPGRTLFRVELPAGER from the coding sequence GTGGCTCGCCCGCGCCCGACCCTGGGCGACTTCGCGACCCGCTCGGCGCTGCGCCGCTCCCGGGACGCCCCGAGAGCGCCGTGGACCCTCCAGAGACGGATGGTCGTCGCCGTCGTCGCGATGGTGGCGATCACGGCGGGCATCGTGGGAGCGGTGAGCGTGCTCTCGCTGCAGGGGATCCTGCTGCAGCGCGCGGACCAGCAGCTGAACCAGTCGCTGCAACGGCTCACCGAGTTCGACGGGCCGAGTCAGTTCGCGGACGCGAGCCCGGTCGAGCGCGCGACCAGCTGCCCCTCCGGCCCGTTCGGCGGCGGGCCGAACCAGAACATCAACACGATCACGGCGCTCCAGCGCTCGGACGGCACCTACGTCGGCACGTACGTCGACGTCGACAACGACTGCCAGGAGTTCGCCGAGCCGGCCGACTCCGTGCTCGCGCAGGTCGCGACGGCCTCCGATGCCGTGACCGTCGATCTCGGCGGTCAGCTCGGGCAGTACCGGGCCGAGGCGACCGTCGTGGACGGCGCGGTCGTCATCGTCGGAGTCCCGCTGAGCGACGGGCAGAGCACGCTGCGCTCCCTCACCGTCGTCGTGGTCATCGTCGTGCTCGCCGCGATGCTGCTCGTCGCTCTCATCGCGACGGCGATCATCCGCGTGGCCCTGCGCCCCCTGGGCCGGGTCGAGGCCACGGCCACGCGCGTCGCCGAGCTCCCCCTCGAGCGCGGCGAGGTCGAGCTGGTCGAGCGTGTCGCGGAGCGCGACGCCGACACCCGCACCGAGGTGGGCCGGGTCGGTGCCGCGTTCAACCGCATGCTCGACCACGTCGGCGGTGCTCTGGAGGCGCGCCAGGCGAGCGAGAACAAGGTGCGGCAGTTCGTGGCCGACGCCTCGCACGAGCTGCGGACCCCGCTCGCCGCGATCCGCGGCTACGCCGAGCTGCCGCGGCGCGGCGACGCCGAGCTGCCCGAGTCGGCGACCTACTCCCTCGACCGGATCGAGTCGGCCGCGACCCGGATGACCTCGCTGGTCGAGGACCTCCTCCTGCTCGCACGGCTCGACGAGGGCCGCGATCTCGAGAAGGAGCCCGTCGACCTGACGATGGTGCTGATCGAGGCGGTGTCGGACGCGCACGTCGCCGGCCCCGACCACGAGTGGGATCTCGAGCTGCCGGAGGAGCCCGTCGAGATCCGCGGCGACGGCTTCCGGCTGCACCAGGTGGTGGCGAACCTGCTCCGGAACGCCTCGGTGCACACGCCTCCGGGCACCCGCGTCGTCGCGGCGCTGTCGGAGGGGCGCGACGACCGCGGACGGCCGATCGCGGTCGTCGAGGTCACCGACTCCGGGCCCGGGATCGACCCGGCGCTGGTGCCGGTGCTGTTCGAGCGGTTCGCGCGCGGCGACTCCTCGCGGGCGCGCACGACGGGCTCGACCGGGCTCGGGCTGGCGATCGTGGCGGCGGTGGTCGACGCGCACGGCGGCCGGGTGCTGGTCGAGTCGGCGCCGGGGCGGACGCTCTTCCGGGTCGAGCTGCCGGCGGGGGAGCGCTAG
- a CDS encoding Gfo/Idh/MocA family oxidoreductase, translated as MALTLPEPRLPSLLDSPVLKWGVVAPGGIAGSFVEALQKHTRQRVVAVGSRSLERAERFARRFGIERASAGYDAVVNDPEVDVVYIASPHSEHARQALLAIAAGKHILVEKPFAPTPGEAEMIVHAARDAGVFAMEAMWMRYLPHTDVVRQLVADGAVGPLALVSADFGAAFPFDPRSRIFDPALAGGGLLDVGVYASSFVSMIAGTPQSTEVSGSLTSTGVDATATIVGRHADGVQSIATSTVLADTPQAAWVAGGEGRIDVHPSFWSPSGVTLTRGSESGSWSDESPLQGGEGLAWEALHLAQYVAEGRTESPLHPLDEVVQVVRTLDDARRRLGVSV; from the coding sequence ATGGCACTGACGCTCCCGGAACCCCGGCTCCCCTCCCTCCTCGACTCGCCCGTCCTGAAGTGGGGGGTCGTCGCCCCGGGCGGGATCGCCGGCAGCTTCGTCGAGGCCCTGCAGAAGCACACGCGCCAGCGCGTCGTCGCCGTGGGCTCGCGCTCGCTCGAGCGCGCCGAGCGGTTCGCCCGGCGCTTCGGCATCGAGCGCGCCTCCGCGGGCTACGACGCGGTCGTGAACGACCCCGAGGTCGACGTCGTCTACATCGCGTCTCCCCACTCCGAGCACGCCCGCCAGGCCCTGCTCGCCATCGCGGCGGGCAAGCACATCCTGGTCGAGAAGCCCTTCGCGCCCACGCCCGGCGAGGCGGAGATGATCGTGCACGCGGCGCGGGACGCCGGAGTCTTCGCGATGGAGGCGATGTGGATGCGCTACCTGCCGCACACCGACGTGGTCCGGCAGCTCGTCGCCGACGGCGCCGTCGGCCCGCTCGCGCTGGTGTCGGCCGACTTCGGCGCGGCGTTCCCCTTCGACCCGAGAAGCCGCATCTTCGACCCGGCGCTCGCGGGCGGCGGCCTGCTCGACGTCGGTGTCTACGCCTCCTCGTTCGTCTCGATGATCGCCGGCACGCCGCAGAGCACCGAGGTGTCGGGGAGTCTCACCTCGACCGGGGTCGACGCCACCGCCACCATCGTCGGACGCCACGCGGACGGTGTGCAGTCGATCGCGACGTCCACCGTGCTGGCCGACACTCCGCAGGCGGCCTGGGTGGCCGGCGGCGAGGGGCGGATCGACGTGCACCCGTCGTTCTGGAGCCCGAGCGGCGTGACGCTGACCCGCGGCTCCGAGAGCGGCAGCTGGAGCGACGAGTCGCCCCTGCAGGGCGGCGAGGGACTCGCCTGGGAGGCGCTGCACCTCGCGCAGTACGTGGCGGAGGGGCGCACCGAGTCGCCGCTGCACCCGCTCGACGAGGTCGTGCAGGTCGTCCGGACGCTCGACGACGCCCGCCGCCGCCTCGGGGTGTCGGTCTAG
- a CDS encoding SLC13 family permease: MPEWYTLGVVGLVIVVVVVAIVRFRQNPVLVLAVGAAAIGLLTGLGPVDTVSTMTRGFGDVMMEAGLLIGWGVLIGAMLNEMGAVVRLVEGLMRIFGRRGIPYALGLSFATYLQTIFVDALIVIAAPLARRIAPRLGREGTGIVAVTFAVGLEMGIVMMVPGFAAVALAGLLGVPLGVMMLGGFAVVAPTVVVTILLMSLAFRLGFWDPARDEQVVLRDEAPVLVAASAGAARPASPDFSAPGRAAVETADASDAPRERPLLLLFAPMLLALLLIASEAVLTVAGVEVPVLQFLGDPVIALLIAVIATGAVGRSVVGAKRIEKAVAKGFQDGGQIFLLTGVGGSLAAVIAEGDLGELLEGYFSASATAPLLLVWLMAAVLHIAVGSVTLSAITAAGVVAPVAATLGLDPLLVALAAGSGALFCIHVTSNTFWLLQSFLGQSVRGALKSVTVGVSLASVLALGMTLLLSLVLR, encoded by the coding sequence ATGCCCGAGTGGTACACGCTGGGCGTCGTCGGCCTCGTGATCGTCGTCGTGGTGGTGGCGATCGTCCGCTTCCGTCAGAACCCCGTGCTCGTGCTCGCCGTCGGTGCCGCCGCGATCGGGCTCCTCACCGGGCTCGGCCCCGTCGACACCGTCTCGACGATGACCCGCGGCTTCGGCGACGTGATGATGGAGGCCGGACTCCTGATCGGCTGGGGCGTGCTGATCGGCGCGATGCTCAACGAGATGGGCGCCGTGGTGCGGCTCGTCGAGGGCCTGATGCGGATCTTCGGCCGCCGCGGGATCCCCTACGCGCTCGGCCTCTCGTTCGCCACGTACCTGCAGACGATCTTCGTCGACGCGCTGATCGTCATCGCGGCGCCGCTCGCGCGGAGGATCGCGCCGCGGCTCGGGCGGGAGGGCACCGGCATCGTCGCCGTGACCTTCGCCGTGGGGCTCGAGATGGGCATCGTGATGATGGTCCCGGGCTTCGCCGCCGTCGCGCTGGCGGGGCTTCTCGGCGTGCCGCTCGGCGTGATGATGCTCGGCGGCTTCGCGGTCGTGGCGCCGACGGTCGTGGTGACGATCCTCCTGATGTCGCTCGCGTTCCGGCTGGGCTTCTGGGATCCGGCGCGCGACGAGCAGGTCGTGCTGCGCGACGAGGCCCCCGTGCTCGTGGCCGCGTCGGCCGGTGCGGCCCGACCGGCCAGCCCCGACTTCTCGGCCCCGGGGCGCGCCGCCGTCGAGACCGCGGACGCGTCGGACGCGCCGCGTGAGCGCCCCCTCCTGCTGCTCTTCGCCCCGATGCTCCTCGCGCTGCTGCTGATCGCCTCCGAGGCCGTGCTGACCGTGGCCGGCGTCGAGGTGCCGGTCCTGCAGTTCCTCGGCGATCCCGTGATCGCCCTGCTGATCGCGGTGATCGCGACCGGAGCCGTGGGCCGCTCGGTCGTGGGCGCGAAGCGGATCGAGAAGGCGGTCGCGAAGGGGTTCCAGGACGGCGGACAGATCTTCCTGCTCACAGGAGTCGGCGGCAGCCTCGCGGCCGTGATCGCGGAGGGCGACCTCGGTGAGCTGCTCGAGGGCTACTTCTCGGCGTCGGCGACCGCGCCGCTGCTGCTCGTCTGGCTGATGGCCGCCGTGCTGCACATCGCCGTCGGCTCGGTGACGCTCTCGGCGATCACGGCCGCGGGAGTGGTGGCGCCGGTCGCGGCGACGCTCGGCCTCGACCCGCTCCTGGTCGCGCTGGCCGCCGGCTCGGGCGCGCTCTTCTGCATCCACGTCACCTCGAACACGTTCTGGCTGCTGCAGAGCTTCCTCGGCCAGTCGGTGCGGGGTGCGCTCAAGTCGGTCACGGTCGGCGTCTCGCTGGCCTCCGTCCTCGCTCTCGGCATGACGCTGCTGCTCTCGCTCGTCCTGCGCTGA
- a CDS encoding creatininase family protein, with translation MLRATELPWDRIRDEAPAVALLPFGALEAHGLHLPLSTDTIVAEAVAERTAERLGALLLPAIPYGATAGTAGYPGTVSLAAATVTAITVDIARALDASGTMLVIVNGDWGNRAPLRAAVDLLAAEGVEALQLDYPGFEEAAGQVRESRPAAPGLAHAEELETSLVLALAPELVLPERYVVCYPVFPPEFGTVEMPLHPFSESAVFGDPTTAAAAKGEAILDAVVEASVAAVLRARG, from the coding sequence ATGCTGCGCGCGACTGAGCTGCCCTGGGACCGGATCCGCGACGAGGCGCCCGCGGTCGCGCTGCTGCCGTTCGGCGCACTGGAGGCCCACGGACTGCACCTCCCGCTGTCGACCGACACGATCGTCGCCGAGGCCGTCGCCGAGCGGACGGCCGAGCGGCTCGGCGCGCTCCTGCTCCCCGCGATCCCGTACGGAGCTACGGCCGGCACCGCGGGCTACCCCGGCACGGTGTCGCTCGCGGCGGCCACCGTCACCGCGATCACGGTCGACATCGCCCGGGCCCTCGACGCCTCCGGGACGATGCTCGTGATCGTCAACGGCGACTGGGGCAACCGCGCCCCGCTGCGGGCGGCCGTGGATCTGCTGGCCGCCGAGGGCGTCGAGGCGCTGCAGCTCGACTACCCGGGCTTCGAGGAGGCGGCCGGGCAGGTCCGCGAGTCGCGGCCGGCCGCTCCCGGGCTGGCGCACGCGGAGGAGCTCGAGACCTCCCTCGTGCTGGCGCTCGCACCGGAGCTGGTCCTGCCCGAGCGCTACGTCGTCTGCTACCCCGTGTTCCCGCCCGAGTTCGGCACCGTCGAGATGCCGCTTCACCCGTTCTCGGAGTCGGCGGTGTTCGGCGATCCGACGACCGCCGCTGCGGCCAAGGGGGAGGCGATCCTCGACGCGGTCGTCGAGGCGTCGGTCGCGGCGGTCCTCCGGGCGAGGGGCTGA
- a CDS encoding LacI family DNA-binding transcriptional regulator: protein MPTSRPTMQQVAQLAGVSVTTVSHVLSGKRPVNPRTAERILAIIRQSGYVPASAARTLQSGRSMLLAVAVPDITTSYFSRIAKGVELVAATVDYGVLLCSTSIGGQRSRRYLDLLRNRTVDGLVYVASDSPVDAEELRPFAADYPLVLADEELPSLEDVTVVTSDNRHGGRLAGEHLAALGHERVLIIAGPRALVSTRDRAAGLRESFPDALMLNGDFSTESGAALADEALRSGTPFTAIAAGNDELAIGAIGRLRAAGIDVPGDVSVIGFDDIEAASLIGLTSISQPAVAIGSRAARLLLDALADPSTARVREKLPVELVVRSTTARATAVARV from the coding sequence ATGCCGACGAGCAGACCGACCATGCAGCAGGTGGCGCAGCTGGCGGGGGTCAGCGTCACGACGGTGTCGCACGTGCTCTCGGGCAAGCGGCCCGTGAACCCGCGGACCGCCGAGCGGATCCTCGCGATCATCCGCCAGTCGGGGTACGTCCCCGCGTCGGCGGCCCGCACCCTGCAGTCGGGGCGGAGCATGCTGCTCGCGGTCGCGGTGCCCGACATCACCACCTCGTACTTCAGCCGCATCGCGAAGGGCGTCGAGCTCGTCGCCGCCACCGTCGACTACGGCGTGCTGCTCTGCAGCACCTCGATCGGCGGGCAGCGCAGCCGCCGCTACCTCGACCTGCTGCGCAACCGCACCGTCGACGGGCTCGTCTACGTCGCCAGCGACTCCCCCGTCGACGCCGAGGAGCTGCGGCCGTTCGCCGCCGACTACCCGCTCGTCCTCGCCGACGAGGAGCTCCCCTCCCTCGAGGACGTCACGGTCGTCACCTCCGACAACCGCCACGGCGGGCGCCTGGCGGGCGAGCACCTCGCCGCCCTCGGACACGAGCGCGTGCTGATCATCGCCGGGCCCCGCGCGCTGGTGTCGACCCGCGATCGCGCCGCCGGGCTCCGCGAGTCGTTCCCCGACGCGCTGATGCTGAACGGCGACTTCTCGACCGAGTCGGGCGCGGCGCTGGCCGACGAGGCGCTGCGCAGCGGCACTCCGTTCACGGCGATCGCGGCGGGCAACGACGAGCTCGCGATCGGAGCGATCGGTCGGCTGCGCGCCGCGGGGATCGACGTGCCCGGCGACGTCTCGGTGATCGGCTTCGACGACATCGAGGCGGCGTCGCTCATCGGCCTCACCTCGATCAGCCAGCCGGCGGTGGCGATCGGATCGCGCGCGGCACGCCTCCTGCTCGACGCCCTCGCCGACCCCTCGACCGCCCGGGTGCGCGAGAAGCTCCCGGTCGAGCTGGTGGTGCGCTCGACGACCGCGCGCGCCACGGCCGTCGCGCGGGTCTGA
- a CDS encoding ABC transporter permease has product MKDLDLARAAQRVSVPVVAVLLALVIGAILIAVSGRSPGDAMAAIGQAAFTCDPGYCNFGTVLTTATPLIMTTLGAVMVLRAGLFSIGQEGQYGLGAIAAVIVGYQVQLPGGLHPIAALAAAAVAGALVGLVPAVFRVFLGANELIVSIIVNSMVALLLSFLINYPLRDTGGTASYTPQIDETARLPIFDTATKLGANLVIALAFVALVAVYQSRTTWGYEQRMAGEAPVFARYSGMRTRTAVLRAAALGGALAGIGGGIQVIGMNYRVIDGFLDGTGFNGLTAAILGGTTVIGGSLAAILFSAITVGAINGLQILMGIPREIGAVILSLMILLVAIQTPLAGRLELWLSKRRGAREIAARAAAAPPPPEPVDTPPDPDLVRAHAEPEAPTRPREE; this is encoded by the coding sequence GTGAAAGACCTCGACCTCGCCCGCGCCGCCCAGCGCGTCTCCGTGCCCGTCGTCGCCGTGCTGCTCGCCCTCGTCATCGGCGCGATCCTGATCGCGGTCTCGGGGCGCTCGCCGGGCGACGCGATGGCGGCCATCGGGCAGGCCGCCTTCACCTGCGACCCCGGCTACTGCAACTTCGGCACCGTGCTCACCACCGCGACTCCGCTGATCATGACGACCCTCGGCGCGGTGATGGTGCTGCGTGCGGGGCTCTTCAGCATCGGCCAGGAGGGGCAGTACGGCCTCGGCGCGATCGCGGCCGTGATCGTCGGCTACCAGGTGCAGCTGCCGGGCGGTCTGCACCCGATCGCGGCGCTCGCCGCGGCGGCGGTCGCCGGTGCGCTGGTCGGTCTCGTCCCCGCGGTCTTCCGGGTGTTCCTCGGAGCGAACGAGCTGATCGTGAGCATCATCGTCAACTCGATGGTGGCGCTGCTGCTGAGCTTCCTCATCAACTACCCGCTGCGCGACACCGGAGGCACCGCCTCCTACACGCCCCAGATCGACGAGACCGCGCGGCTGCCGATCTTCGACACCGCGACCAAGCTCGGGGCCAACCTCGTCATCGCGCTGGCCTTCGTCGCGCTCGTCGCGGTCTACCAGTCGCGCACGACGTGGGGGTACGAGCAGCGGATGGCGGGCGAGGCGCCGGTCTTCGCCCGCTACTCGGGCATGCGCACCCGCACCGCGGTGCTGCGGGCGGCCGCCCTCGGCGGTGCGCTCGCGGGCATCGGCGGCGGCATCCAGGTCATCGGGATGAACTACCGCGTCATCGACGGGTTCCTCGACGGCACGGGGTTCAACGGCCTCACGGCGGCGATCCTCGGAGGCACCACCGTCATCGGCGGGTCGCTCGCGGCGATCCTGTTCTCGGCCATCACGGTCGGGGCGATCAACGGGCTCCAGATCCTGATGGGCATCCCGCGCGAGATCGGCGCGGTCATCCTCTCGCTGATGATCCTGCTCGTGGCGATCCAGACCCCGCTCGCCGGCCGCCTCGAGCTCTGGCTCAGCAAGCGGCGCGGTGCGCGCGAGATCGCGGCGCGCGCGGCCGCGGCACCACCGCCTCCCGAGCCCGTCGACACCCCGCCCGACCCCGACCTCGTCCGCGCCCACGCGGAGCCCGAGGCCCCGACCCGCCCCCGGGAGGAGTGA
- a CDS encoding ABC transporter permease — MDFLSAFLTPELIHNGIQLTTPILFGALAAALSSRAGVLNLAIEAKMLVGAFVGLVALDGTKSQLLAIIVAAVAGGITGALMAAAHRVGVDLIVFAIGLNMLLLELSIYLMRQFFGGVGVWTPDVETLPDIPLPFLEDVPVLGPLVSGYNGLVYLAFACAAAFGLLFRYRPGRHLLAVGEAPGAASAAGISVPKVQTLALIGSGALAALGGAFLTVGELGLFARNMTDGAGWIAITAALLAVNRPVFLVPASLLFGFSDAFAIRLQSTTDLPQVLVQLIPMAATLIVLGFVGYRGLRAKETLGLPRRARRQLAAVR; from the coding sequence ATGGACTTCCTCTCGGCCTTCCTCACCCCCGAGCTGATCCACAACGGCATCCAGCTCACCACTCCGATCCTGTTCGGTGCCCTCGCGGCGGCGCTCAGCTCGCGCGCCGGCGTCCTCAACCTGGCGATCGAGGCGAAGATGCTGGTCGGCGCCTTCGTCGGCCTCGTCGCCCTCGACGGCACGAAGTCGCAGCTGCTGGCGATCATCGTCGCCGCCGTCGCGGGCGGGATCACCGGTGCGCTGATGGCCGCCGCGCACCGGGTCGGGGTCGACCTGATCGTCTTCGCGATCGGCCTCAACATGCTCCTGCTCGAGCTCTCGATCTACCTGATGCGGCAGTTCTTCGGCGGCGTCGGAGTGTGGACGCCCGACGTCGAGACGCTGCCCGACATCCCGCTGCCGTTCCTCGAGGACGTGCCGGTGCTCGGGCCGCTCGTCAGCGGCTACAACGGGCTCGTCTACCTCGCCTTCGCGTGCGCCGCCGCCTTCGGGCTGCTCTTCCGCTACCGGCCGGGCCGCCACCTGCTCGCCGTCGGCGAGGCGCCGGGCGCGGCGAGCGCAGCGGGCATCTCGGTGCCGAAGGTGCAGACGCTGGCGCTCATCGGCTCCGGAGCGCTGGCCGCCCTCGGCGGCGCGTTCCTCACCGTCGGCGAGCTCGGGCTGTTCGCGCGCAACATGACCGACGGCGCCGGCTGGATCGCGATCACCGCCGCGCTGCTCGCCGTCAACCGACCCGTGTTCCTGGTGCCGGCCTCGCTCCTGTTCGGCTTCTCGGACGCGTTCGCGATCCGGCTGCAGAGCACGACCGATCTGCCCCAGGTGCTCGTGCAGCTGATCCCGATGGCGGCGACGCTGATCGTCCTCGGGTTCGTCGGCTACCGCGGCCTCCGCGCGAAGGAGACCCTCGGCCTCCCGCGCCGGGCCAGGCGGCAGCTCGCGGCCGTGCGCTGA
- a CDS encoding BMP family ABC transporter substrate-binding protein has translation MTHRSSAPTGRRSRQIATLALLAASSLALAACSSGGGASASSADPDAYSVALVGGVAGDLSYTDSALAGLTEAKDSLGVSTTHIEAPDVAQGETLLRSAIQTSPDLVLSITLPLDTVISIAEQYPDQKIGMPDQSLEDSEIPDNLELYTINTHEGSFLAGLVAGTMTTTKKVGAVVGGDAPGLNQFAWAYEQGVKAACSDCTVQRTYLNFTFNDPALGKSTALDMHSDGVDVIFQVAGGSGTGVIEAAEEGGFYAIGVDSDQDSVAPGTVITSMMKHVDANVLNMVSSAKDGDFTAGATNVGLADGATGLSWDEGSTVFEDAHPELADTVAAAKASVEDYKAQILDGSFEVCDALNAPDSAACAPYAG, from the coding sequence ATGACCCACCGCAGCTCCGCTCCGACCGGCCGCCGCTCGCGGCAGATCGCCACCCTGGCCCTGCTCGCCGCCTCCTCGCTCGCCCTCGCCGCCTGCAGCAGCGGTGGTGGCGCCTCGGCCTCCTCGGCCGACCCCGACGCCTACTCGGTCGCGCTGGTCGGCGGCGTGGCCGGCGACCTCTCCTACACCGACTCCGCCCTGGCCGGCCTCACCGAGGCGAAGGACTCCCTCGGCGTCAGCACCACGCACATCGAGGCACCCGACGTCGCCCAGGGCGAGACCCTGCTCCGCTCGGCCATCCAGACCTCGCCCGACCTCGTGCTGAGCATCACGCTGCCGCTCGACACCGTCATCTCGATCGCCGAGCAGTACCCCGACCAGAAGATCGGGATGCCCGACCAGAGCCTCGAGGACTCCGAGATCCCCGACAACCTCGAGCTCTACACGATCAACACCCACGAGGGCTCGTTCCTCGCCGGTCTCGTCGCGGGCACGATGACGACCACGAAGAAGGTCGGCGCGGTCGTCGGCGGCGACGCCCCCGGCCTCAACCAGTTCGCCTGGGCCTACGAGCAGGGCGTGAAGGCCGCCTGCTCCGACTGCACCGTGCAGCGCACCTACCTGAACTTCACCTTCAACGACCCGGCGCTGGGCAAGTCGACCGCGCTCGACATGCACAGCGACGGCGTCGACGTCATCTTCCAGGTCGCGGGAGGCTCGGGAACGGGCGTCATCGAGGCCGCCGAGGAGGGCGGCTTCTACGCCATCGGCGTCGACAGCGACCAGGACTCGGTCGCCCCGGGCACGGTGATCACCTCGATGATGAAGCACGTCGACGCGAACGTCCTCAACATGGTCTCCTCGGCCAAGGACGGCGACTTCACCGCCGGAGCGACGAACGTCGGCCTCGCCGACGGCGCGACCGGCCTCTCGTGGGACGAGGGCTCGACGGTCTTCGAGGACGCGCACCCCGAGCTCGCCGACACCGTCGCCGCGGCGAAGGCGTCGGTCGAGGACTACAAGGCGCAGATCCTCGACGGCAGCTTCGAGGTCTGCGACGCCCTGAACGCCCCCGACTCGGCAGCCTGCGCCCCTTACGCCGGCTAG